One Kangiella geojedonensis DNA segment encodes these proteins:
- the rng gene encoding ribonuclease G codes for MRDEILINITPQETRASIVENGVLQELHIERTENRGIVGNIYKGVVKRVMPGMQAAFVDIGHEKAAFLHLADIVTDKAEGSKQAIEGAQLLDKQQAQETDITSVLHEGQKITVQVIKDPISSKGARLTTHITIPSRYLVLMPDTEHVGVSQRIDDEHERVRLRELLEEHEDLDNGFIIRTAAEGASEKELVRDALFLAKLWKGVTEKSKQVKAPGLIHEDLSLELRIMRDIFEDDVERVRIDDQTTLDRIIKFVQKFLPDMESRIELYESERPIFDLYNVEEEIKKALERKVQLKSGGYLIIDQTEAMTTVDVNTGAFVGHKNLEETIFRTNLEAATALARQLRLRNLGGIIIVDFIDMKEEEHKRQVLRTLERLLEKDHVKTQITEVSSLGLVEMTRKRSRESLERLLCEPCQQCNGRGYVKTAVTVCYEIFRELSRAARTYDVQKFLVLASQEVVDCLLDEEASSLGDLEVEIDKPIKLQVESLYSPEQFDVVLM; via the coding sequence ATGCGCGATGAAATTCTAATTAATATCACCCCTCAAGAAACGCGAGCTTCTATTGTCGAAAATGGTGTATTGCAGGAACTGCATATTGAACGCACCGAGAATAGAGGCATCGTTGGAAATATCTACAAAGGCGTTGTAAAACGCGTTATGCCCGGTATGCAGGCTGCATTTGTTGATATTGGGCATGAAAAAGCGGCTTTTCTGCATCTGGCTGATATTGTGACGGACAAAGCCGAAGGCAGTAAACAAGCCATAGAAGGGGCTCAACTGTTAGATAAGCAACAGGCACAAGAAACGGATATCACTTCCGTGTTGCATGAAGGTCAGAAAATAACTGTTCAGGTTATTAAAGACCCTATTAGCAGTAAAGGCGCTCGACTCACAACTCATATTACGATTCCATCCCGATATCTAGTTTTAATGCCAGACACGGAGCATGTGGGGGTTTCTCAGCGAATTGATGATGAGCATGAGCGAGTAAGATTGCGTGAACTTCTTGAAGAACACGAAGATCTCGATAATGGCTTTATCATTCGGACGGCCGCAGAAGGTGCCAGCGAAAAAGAGTTGGTCAGAGATGCACTGTTTCTGGCGAAGCTGTGGAAAGGCGTGACCGAGAAATCTAAGCAGGTAAAAGCACCGGGCTTAATTCATGAAGACTTGAGTTTAGAGCTTCGGATTATGCGCGATATCTTTGAAGATGATGTTGAGCGAGTGCGTATTGATGATCAGACAACCTTAGATCGAATCATTAAATTTGTACAAAAATTTCTTCCAGATATGGAAAGCCGCATTGAGCTGTACGAAAGCGAACGCCCCATTTTCGACCTTTATAATGTTGAAGAAGAAATTAAGAAAGCCTTAGAACGAAAAGTACAGCTTAAGTCTGGTGGCTATTTAATTATTGATCAAACTGAAGCCATGACCACGGTTGACGTCAATACCGGGGCTTTTGTTGGGCATAAGAATTTAGAGGAAACAATTTTTAGGACCAACCTCGAAGCCGCTACAGCGTTGGCGAGACAATTGCGCCTGAGAAACCTCGGTGGAATTATCATTGTTGATTTCATTGATATGAAAGAAGAGGAGCACAAGCGACAAGTCCTCCGAACCTTAGAAAGGCTTCTCGAAAAGGACCATGTCAAAACACAAATCACGGAAGTGTCATCGCTCGGTCTAGTTGAAATGACTCGCAAGCGGTCTCGTGAAAGTTTGGAGCGTTTATTGTGTGAGCCCTGCCAACAGTGTAATGGTCGCGGTTATGTGAAAACAGCAGTGACGGTCTGTTATGAAATTTTCCGAGAGCTGAGTCGTGCGGCACGAACCTACGATGTGCAAAAGTTCCTAGTGTTGGCGAGTCAGGAAGTCGTTGACTGTTTATTGGATGAAGAGGCGAGTAGTCTCGGCGATCTAGAAGTCGAAATTGATAAACCTATTAAACTGCAGGTAGAAAGTCTTTACTCACCTGAGCAGTTTGATGTGGTCTTAATGTAG